acacacacgaTAGTTTGTTCATCCACTTCATGTGCTTAGTTCCCAGGTGGGAACTATCAGCTGAAGTGGCCTCGTCGGTAAAGCGTGACCCGGGTTCGAATCCGACTCTTTCCCATTGTCAAGCTGGCAATATGTTACACTAAAAATTGGCAGgatttttttctattaattgcgaaatatcttacactatgttaatttaaattaattaaatataaaaacaggaaaaaaattaattaaaaaaaaaaagaagctgcgcggcaattcctgcgcattgggcttctgcgcaggatgtgcgctatgggcttctgcgcaggatgtgttcgcaatgggcttctgcgcagaatgtgcgcagtggccttctgcgcagtaggcttctgcgcaggatgtgcgcagtggccttCTGCGTAGattgtgcgcagtaggcttctgggcaggatgtgcgcaatgggcttctgcgcagaatgtgcgcaatgggcttctgcgcagaatgtacgcagtgggcttctgcgcaggatgtgcgcgcgttttttttttttttttttccccatttaatttaattaaaaaaatatatatttaatttaatttaaaaaaaatatttaatttgattaaaaatatatatatatataatttaattgaatttttttctatttaattttctatttaaacattttctattacgtgtcatcatcatttctccgcgctggttcaggggtaaatgatgctggtcttcacaggtgactgaccgaTGAAAGCCTGTGgccgccaccccccccacaggagattatgtgcttgtgtgtgtggctgcggcacttcctggttcttcccggcactacgcttccGGTGcgcgaacagccaaagtatttaacatgggcgaggaaaggaggcggagcgcttttcacagcgcttctacctccggtgcgtcccggggttagaggatgatggtgtgacgttaatgtattgttttacattgcatgtgtcacgtcatgataaatcagtctcctatgtcgcctgtaccaggagccgcccctgtcactggttatcttggctcgctgtctggccggtaaccagccgttcggaccgctccgtgaagaaggaggaggagatgtgtctttacttggaatgcggccactttatttctcggatatacagcaggagcaacactcgcatcacctctaggtgctccgtcacttctccttataaacacacttttagcgtattttcccacaataccctggtgcactacgtctacgtacacaacagctctcggtctcatatacagatggcaagagaaagcagagacgcagactcagcaactacatccgagatccgatgcaccttattattgtctgagggatttttacacactgtctgatgaatattccgacagtaaaggcaaggggtagtgatggataaggttttctttaacaagttaagtctttcattctcactgtccaccttaaagctatgaaatgaactgaaatatgaactagttcagaatttaaatggtgaactatgaacgtgaactattcatgtttacttgtatgaactgaactttgaacttgttcatgagagtagtgaatttgcacaacactgtatatatatatatataacataactATAGTTTCTGTTGTATGTACTTTACTTTCTTATCATAATATGAATTGAATGGTTGCCTTTCCTCAACCCCTCAAGTTGTTTATTTAGTGTGAGCTCTTATCTTAGAGCTTTTCCTTTTCAGCAGCTAAGCTTGAAAGAAAGCCGAATAGACAAATAGTGTATAAAATGCAGCCGATCAAGTGTCCCACTTACCATCACTACTTGGTCAAGGTGTTGGAGCGACTTTGAAAAAAACTTTATCTCGCATTGTCGTCTTAAAGGCCAGTGCCAGGACCTGGACAGCTTAGCCTCGAGCCTGTAAACGATCTGTCCATGCGGCCCCTTGAACGATGATGGCAAGTCCCTGTAAGAACGAGCGAGACAACAAATGCAGCATTTGTGAAAGAATACAATCAATATGTGAACATGGAAAGTATTATCTGACAATTGACCTCATTCTGGATAAGACatcattttaaatgatgtttaCATGAATAGCTTATAATACATTCATATTTCTGCTGACACGAGACAGAGCACAGTCTGATTGGGACATCGAGCAGTTTGGGACTAAGGTCAACATACTCCACAAGTCTTAATTTGAATATTGTTTATTCTGAGAATGACCTAATTTGGGTTAGGATAATCAAGAAATGCTGTTTTGTCTATAATCCATATGATTCTCTCAATCAAGTTAAAATCTGAACATTCCTGTCAATGAATAAACATATTCAATGACACATTATTCATGTATAGATGCTGGACAGGCCTACTCACACCAGGGGGATTGTAAGAGTGAACTTCAAGTGATTGACTCCTCGGGGAAGTACAGTGTCTTTAAAAAGAAGTTGGAATTAACACAAATCAGTAATCTGATGAACGGACAATGCAAAGATGCTCAGGCACCACAATTAAACATTGGTGCAGTGGcctataaaaatataatacaatcgATCAATTTGACCATGCTGGTAACAACCACTCTTCTACACCAAGAATGTGCGATATCCATTATTATCATGAAGGTTGTAattcaaagaaaataacaaatacttgttaagcagtaaaatatttaaaaacgtGTGGTACAACATTAAAACCAATAACTCcccactgtgcttgcacaatgcCTAGCTCATTAATCGATATAGGCATATATGGAActtataaattaaaatgtttattgtgCTGTCATTGTTTTATTACCCGGCATATTTTTGCTGAATGTAAATCATGTCTACATGTAAAGATCCGATAGCAAATTAAAGTGGCTGTAGTTTAATTATATTTACCTTTGGAAGTTTCTGAGACCAGGTATCGTTTCACTTTGAAATATCTCTTGGTCATGCGGTGCATTATTACCACACTCTCTTCGTCTGCCTCCATCCATTGGACCCACGCATCCCCTTTGGCTTTGACGGAGATGCTCTTGACCTTGGTGTCTTTAGTCAAAGTCACAGTCACAGTGCCTGTGATGGTGTCGCCCTCGGAGAAGAAGATATCTGGGTTGAGAGCTTCATATGTAAAAGAGAAGTCCTTTATCGGAGACATTTGTCACGGTACGCAGCACTGGGTCATTACGTCCTCTTACAACACTCACAGGCTTTTTATCTCTGTAGGCAGGTCACACCTGGTTCCGTCGCATCACTGAGGTTGACCCTGATCTGTGCAACTGGGTGCTGGGGTTGATTCCTTCTTCTGTAGCCGCACCGCCAGACCGCAGATGTTTCCTGTCTGCTCTCTGTTATGTTTCCTGTTTACCACAATGTATTAAAAACTTCCTTTTTAACTATTCGTTGTTGCACTCTGTGCGATGATGCTGACTGCGTaaccctctgcagagcttaccAATAAAACTCAAAGACAACTCCGGTCTGAGAAACTCTTTATTTCACATCTTGAGATAAATTTCCACTACAGTTGCTACGTGAACTTTAAGTTTAAGATAACCATGATTTGTACAAATATATGAGGTGAAATTTTAAAATAAGAAGAAAGAAATGGGATTTCCCTCAGAAGGGCTTAATCCAACACACTCATAGGATGTCCTAGTTTataagaaaaaaagatgagaaAATAATAGATTAAAATGATCCTGGTAACATACACAGCAGAAGATAGTCAAAAAAGAGGTAAAAATagagcacacacaaatagatatgtatatacatatttttatttatttgcctttatttaaccaggtcggtcccgttgagatacaatgacctcttttccaagggaagcctggccaagacagcagcatacaaaaaatgtcaacagtcacaagacacgcaaaaatcacataacacagatcaaataagataagttccctgttcccttaagataaggcaacaggactaaagctccggattcccaccaaaacaagaacaagtgcggtatgaagccgctccaatttctctcacacgagtcttcaaagtctcaaggtttatgagctcctttaacttaagagttttttacagtgcattccaagcagcaggtgcagcgaacttaaaacagtgcttaccaaattcagtgtttactttgggcataactaataaataaagctcatttgaacgtaagcagtaattgctctgggatttaaagatgtacttacataagtagtgggggagcagacccaagatagctttataaataaaaatatgccaatgtataaggcggcgtgctgccagagatggccactcaactcgagcatataagatgcagcggtgagtgagggctttacaaccagtgacaaaccttaaggcaccatgatatacagtgtctagagaGCGCAGACAGTTATCTGGGGCATTCATATACAAGAGATCACTGTAATCAagtacagggaggaaagtggtagcaatcaacttttttctggtaaaaaaagaaaaacaagatttgtgacGGAAGATATAAAGACCTGTGCCTAGTAGTGAGTTTATGTATATGAATATATGCATGTTAAAACGATAATAGTGTACTGCAGTAACTGTAGATTTCCTTtaattcatacattttttaaaagatgaCTGCCACTTTATGTATTTTTGTCcagttttttataattttgtcttgtttattttTGGTAATGCACTAGTACTCCTCCCTTTTTCTTCTCTCATTACTACAATTACTGTATGCCAGACTGGCCCTCAGAAATAACAAGGGTATTCCAACCATCCATCGATCCTGAGAAGATCAGAAGAACGACTTATTTTTTGTGGCTGAGTTTAAACAATGTGAGACACACTGAAAGGTTTTCATAGCAGGTGTTTATTCAAATCAGTCAGAACACTTTGTTAGTATAACAACAAATCAGGTTTTCTAAGGagtgtgtaattttttttttttacacataaaAACATTGTGAATAGTGTTTTTCAAGCCTTGATGCAGAGGTAGAGAAAAATATAAGGCTGAGAAAATCATCAGTTCCAGGACACTTGAGTTGAACAAGGCACGTATAAAACACTGTGTACCCTGATGACTGAGGTTTGATTAACAGCCACCACCAACTTTATAATTcaccagacaaagacaaaactctaaCATATGAAGAAAAAGTATCATTTTTGTCTACATGCaaactaaaatataataatGCACAAATACGCCCCTTTCATTTGAAATTCTTTCATCTTCACCAAAGTGCAACACTCATAACTAAGCAGAGATTTATAGGTGATCTGGTTTCACATGGTTAACTATTGGCAGTTTACTTAATACTGAATCAACCGATCCAGTCATTAAGGATTCCTTTGATTATTTTGCATTAGAATTTTCAGTAGCAGAAGACGGGAACAGGAGGGAATATGATGGAGGAGCTTCATCCGACTGAGACAGGAAGTCTACGTTCATCATCAGCGAAGACGACAGAGAGTTGTACGTGGGAGCAGGTGCAGACATGTTGAAAGACGGAGAAGGCGATGGATTGATCGCTGGTGCTGATGGGGGTGGATGAAATGTTGGGGCTGAAGGTGGAGGGTGTAGCACAGGCGTCGATGATGAGGACGAAGAGGGAGATCCATATTGAGCTTGAGGATGAGGCAATGGGTTATTGTAGCCCCCACTCATGTAAGGCGGCTGAGTAGGGTACGCATTGGTTGGGAAAGCATCATACCTTTGAGCTCCTGGGTAACCGCCTGAGTTTGGAGAAGCAGGATATGGACCCAAAGATGCCGTTGGGGGAGGGAAGTCACTATTACTTGGGCCACCAGTTGCCCCAGCTAGATAGGGACTCGCGGTAACACCAGATTGAAGACCAGGACGGAAGTGAACAGGAAGAATGACCACCGGGAGCAGGACCTCGGGATCAAAAGCAAAGCTGATATCCAAATAGACCTGAGGAAAAAATATGGCTGCTTTATTAGCCATGATGCATCACTTGAAACACCCAGCAGTCACCACAAAATtggaaaatctttaaaaaaaatccgtTTGAAATATCTCAGACGTAAATATACTACAGCATTAGGATTCCCAGTTAAAACATGACAAACCTTGAAGTGGTATTCCACTGTGATTATGTCACAATTCTGGATTGTCTGCATCTGACCAGGAGGAATCTTTATCGCACACTGGACCTCCTTCTGTGTTTGGGCCTTAATGCAGCTGTCAGCCACTTTGTGGATAACGTGGCTATCACGTTTGGTATTACCGCTGGCACGGTACACCACATCCTGGATAAAACTGAATTTGGGACTCATGTcagaggatgaggagttgtTGATCTGTGCGACAATCATCACTGTTTCACCTATGAGGTACACAACATAACATTTGAATTTAGTTTTCAATTCATTTGATTCAGCAGCAACACTCAGAAATAAATGTGAAGTGAGGCACAACTTTctcaaaataaatgtgaatgCAAGAAATGCAAAGACACCATGAAAGGAAAAAGATGAGACTGTTGGGGAAAATctgaaatttaaatatattgacttttgattcaacaaaaaaaaacgttaaaACTTCCGCCTCCATTTCTGAAAACGTTGATATTCCCAACTGTCTCATCTTTTCCCTGTCATTATGGCTTTACCTCGCCGGCATTGCGATACATACATGCTAGCTTTCTAAATTTGTCTCCTCTGTTCTTCTACACCCCAACAGTAATGCTAATATTAGCGTCAATGTTGCTGTTGCCCTGCAGCTGCGTTCTTACAACCTAACCAGATGAACATCTAGGACACCACGTACACAACTTTCCACATTGTAATGAGCCTCATTTGaaggttttttgtgtgtgatttgaaccacaatgtttgtcagtagacACACCACCGCTTTACTGGAAACAGTCACAGACCACAGACAATGTTCTTAAGGGGGTTTTAACTTTTTAAGGTCACAGGTGTCGTACCTTGTTAAAAGGGAAATGTTATTACCTGGAGCATAAGCTTTTCTGTCAATACCGACGTCCATGTGTACTTGTCCGGATGAGAACAGCCCCATCTCTTTGTTCACTGAACCAACTTGGGGCATCTAGAATGTAATTAACAGCATAAACAATTACTTTTGATCCACCTTCATTGCAATGCATGTGTTAAGTGTTGCAGTTATGGGACGGGGCTAGATACCTCGGTCCTTAGGGCCTGCAAGTGAGTACTATTGCACTTCCCTTTGAATGTccttgctttcttttttttggtaatGAAAAATGCCATAAACTTCAGCAGTACAAATTCTAATTCTTAGTTATTTTTGTCAGAGGATGTGCTTTTGTTGCTGTAACATGCTCACATGTCAATCTGTTGGTAGGGAGTGctgggtaatgtgggacattttttacatttgctcccctctaggcgagctagaaagatatatcagtaaaatttacacatttcccattaattcaggatgttttctagcaatggaaatgatcagaatgtcttcaggacaaagggcagtgaaattatgattgtttttaaaaaagtggtcttgtgtcccactttaccctggctacggggtaaagttgtccacttactttttcaactttaaaactaccataacaacacatgttgtaatagttaaaatcctgacagatAGATTGagaaccactaatatcggactagtaacagaatcatggggattggtcaattaagcacatttatgattattatgattcatgtgatctctagcttacctgcacattgtttctctgtccaattggcagggacagggatattgtttttctctgcgcattcaaatgccagttcacggcacttaactggagcaaggccatggaactggtcagctagttgtttcaagtgtttggcaagctcctcctccatctcatctgtgaatattctctttacctcagctactgcaccccaggctactgattttactttccctttctcttttttctttatgaatctttcgagggttgtcttatcaatatttctatcccttccagcttttcttaaggacttctttccttgcatgacctcagcggctgcactctccatctctgcgaggggtgtttggccccaggtagtcttcctggtgtagtttcttggcatgatggcttttctacaatgtttatgacattaaaaataaaacatatataatgtaatataaaacaaaaatatgtttaagactaaacttaacttgtgcttcatggtgtgGTAAAGTGAAACACTGTctcatttgtcccactttaccccacagccaccgttttagaaaaaacaacatctcttagcaattcaggctaatcttcagctagcatcaatcaaatggttttatatgttggaagttcaccaacatgtatgaaataagtttttctacctgattcaatttgttttgacacaacagttgattaagttcaaagcaagaaattttacttttgtgtaaaaacatactttccacagaaccagcaccaacttctccttcatgacaaggggggaatgggaggggcttgaaaacataatggtcaaatgaccacacatgtgttccgttgcctaaatggagggggtgtctcacattacccgatgtcccacattaccccgctctccctacATAGATTTCGTAACTGGCCTTACAATTATCTGTGCTACGATGTAGAATGGCAGATGATTACCAGGGAGGtaattttgtctgtttttctttagCAAGTTTAAGCAAAAATTACTAAACCAGTTTTCTTGAAACTTAATGAAAGATGGGCTGAGAGAGAATCATCGTTTGGAGTGGATTCGATTAAGGGAGCATATCAGAGATGTGTACACCTATGGTTTAATATTTTACCCACCATCAGAGAGTGAATATCCGGATAGGCCTTGGAGACAAAATTGATCTCCTCTTCTACAGTACGGTCCATCCTCCAACTCCTGGCCAGTGCAGCTTCCAGCTTGTAAATTATCTTTCCATGAATTCCTCTGAAGGTTGAAGGCATATTTCTGTATCGGACAACAACCAGGTAAATGAAACGTCAGTTTAGGGGAAGTGCAGAGGCAGGCTTTCttttaatgattattaaaaacagTTACATAGTGGAAATACAGACATTTTGTCTCAGTAGATTGACTTACTGTACTTACCCTTCTGGTATTTTAAAGCTAAATTTATAGACATGGATCCCTTTGGGAATAACCGTCTCTGAAAGGGAAAGGATGTTGGTGTTAGTACTGACCATATTCAAAAACAGTGGTTGGTGGAGAGGAACAAAGTACTTCTACTCAAAGTTCAATGAGTAGAAGTACTTTGCATATCTGTTTCCCTGCCTGTTTGCACTGTTTTGCTTATCACTTCGGGAAAAAGTGCTGTAATTTATACATACATATTCAAGTACAGTTTACACTCATCACTTTGGTTTGGtggatgtaaatgttttttatagttttatagtATTGTATTTGACTTTTCTTATATTAAGCTCTTTTTACTTAGTTTGATCCTTTTTGTTCTAATTGCACTGCTGATCTGAGCTGTCCTCCACTTCTAAGACTTTCACTGTACTGTGTGTGAACTTACATAAAAACCTGAATCTTGGACTTTGTGATAACTTTAAAATCTTATGTTATTGTAATAATTTGTCATTATACTAATGTGACATATTCTATATTACACTACAATATATCATTTATACTTTGTAAAATATATACTATACTTTATagctatactatactatatacccttatacattataaatatataaaactaaTCCAAAAAGGGAATGCACAATGGGTAGCTTTagttttagttatttttcctgAAAACTGATCAACAATCTTTGAATGTGGGAATCAACTTGTTTTGGATGATGTGATAAAGAAAAATACTTTACGGTTCACATCCCTAAATATGAAACTTGTCCTTTAAGTTATTGCCCAATATTATTTCATCATGGTATATGTGTCCTAGCACGAATGGGACAGATTGGTAACTTTGCACTGTCATGACATAAACTAGAACCTGAAGTAGTTAAAATTAACTTCAATTGGAACAGCTAAATTTGCACATAAATGTCACAGTAACAATATCCTATACTATATATTCTGTATTAATATACTATACTATCGTTGTATAGTTGACGTTGTAAAATATGTGAAGATATCCAGAAAGGGAGGGGCTTCGTGTTTTGAACAAGTGAATGAACTTGATCTTTATTCTGGATATTGTGGTCCAGTAAACCGGATAAACAGGCTGGGCCCTGCAGGGTGTCAGCTCTTATTATGTGTATAATAATAAAGTTGAACCTTTGGAGTCCTCCTGGCCACCGATCAGGAACTCCTTGAGTTTGAAGTATCTCTTGCTCGCGCGGTAAGTCCGGTTTTTGTCGCCGGTCCTCTTGGACCAGCGGACCTCGGCGTCCCCCTTCGCTTTGACATGGAGGCTCTGGGCTGACACCTCCTTCAGCAGCACCAGAGTCACTTTCCCAGTCACCGTGTCCCCCTCCGAGAAGGTCCGGCTCTCGTTCAGCGCGACGTAAGTCAGCTCGAAGCTCTCCAC
The genomic region above belongs to Pleuronectes platessa chromosome 4, fPlePla1.1, whole genome shotgun sequence and contains:
- the LOC128438922 gene encoding arrestin domain-containing protein 3; the encoded protein is MPSVESFELTYVALNESRTFSEGDTVTGKVTLVLLKEVSAQSLHVKAKGDAEVRWSKRTGDKNRTYRASKRYFKLKEFLIGGQEDSKETVIPKGIHVYKFSFKIPEGNMPSTFRGIHGKIIYKLEAALARSWRMDRTVEEEINFVSKAYPDIHSLMMPQVGSVNKEMGLFSSGQVHMDVGIDRKAYAPGETVMIVAQINNSSSSDMSPKFSFIQDVVYRASGNTKRDSHVIHKVADSCIKAQTQKEVQCAIKIPPGQMQTIQNCDIITVEYHFKVYLDISFAFDPEVLLPVVILPVHFRPGLQSGVTASPYLAGATGGPSNSDFPPPTASLGPYPASPNSGGYPGAQRYDAFPTNAYPTQPPYMSGGYNNPLPHPQAQYGSPSSSSSSTPVLHPPPSAPTFHPPPSAPAINPSPSPSFNMSAPAPTYNSLSSSLMMNVDFLSQSDEAPPSYSLLFPSSATENSNAK